ATCCGGGTAGGGGCTATGGCATTATTCCCCCAGTGGCGGGAGGGGCGGATGAAACTTTGGGCTTTTGCGACGGCATTCACGAGCAGACTGGGAAAACGCGCGAAAGATTCCGCGCCAATGCACAGCCTCTAGGATCAGGCAGGCCAAAATGGGGCGAATGGTGGAGTTAGGGGCCCAACCCCCACACGCCCTGGAAGGGAAAATGCCATGCGGTTGGCACGTATCTGGACGGTCAGGTTTTGCTTTAGCAGGGGTAAGGAGGCACCGGGCATCCACCGTCAGCCGCGCCGGTCTTTCAGATCCTGGAGCGTGTGAAAATGAAAACAAATCCCTTTCCGCCAGCCCCGATGGTGACTCTCTGGGAAATGGGATTGCCCTCAGCCCGCACTTGCATCCCGCCCTTCCCGAGGCACTCTCAGGCTTTCCGGTGGCTGAGCGCGCCGGTTTTTTCCCATGTCCAAGCACACTTACAAACAGGCCGGCGTTGATATCCATGAAGCAGCATCCTTTGTGGATGACATCGGCGCGCTGGTGAAGGCCACCCAAAAGAAGCGCAAGCTGGCGAATGCCTTTGGTCTTTTTGCAGCCGGGTATGACCTCAGCAAATACAAGGAGCCGATGATCTTTACGGGCTGCGATGGCGTGGGCACCAAGCTTGAGTTGCTGCTGAAATACGACCTTCTGGAAAATGCCGGTAAGGACCTGGTGGCCATGAATGTGAACGACGTGCTCACCTGCGGTGCAGATCCGATCCTGTTCCTCGATTATGTGGGCGTGAATCAGATCAAGAAAAAGCAGCTCGCGCGCATCATCGCCGGGATGTCTGAGTATCTCGTCTCCTGCAATTGTATCCTGGCCGGTGGCGAAACCGCTGAAATGCCGGGCGCTGTCCTGGACGGCATGGTGGAGCTGTCAGGCTTCGCCATCGGAGCTGCTGAGAAAAAAGACGTGCTAAATCCTGCCGAGATCAAAGAGGGCGATGTCCTCATCGGCTGGCCCAGCGCAGGCTTCCACGCCAACGGTTTCAGCCTCGTGCGCCGTATCCTGGAAAAGGAAAGCATCAAGCTGAGCAAGAAGGACGCCGCGCAACTGCTGACGCCCACCCTTTTGTATCATGAGCAGTGCTGGGGCCTGAAGAAGGCTAAGGTGAAACCCGCTGCCATGGCCCACATCACCGGCGGTGGTCTGGTGGAAAATTTGGGCCGCATCTTCACCAAGCGCGGTCTGGGCTGCCATCTGAAAGTGCCCTTCTGGCAGAATGACGTGGTGCAGAAGGTGCTGCGCCATGCGGACCCGACGGATTGCTGGGATACTTTCAACATGGGCATCGGCTGGGTGGCCATCGTGGACGCTAAGCAGGCGAAAAAGGCCCTCAAAGTGGGCACGGGCGCTGTGGTGCTGGGTGAGATGGATAAGAGCGGGGCTGTCACCTGCGAATTGGTGAAATAAGCCAGATTTTAGAACCTTTGCAGATGCCGTTCCCGGTTCCGGGAGCGGCATTTGGCTTTTTGGCAGAGTAGGTGGGACCAAAAAGAGTAGCTTTTGAATAAAATTGCCAGAAAAGAGCTAATGAAGCCGTGACTGGTGCGTTTTTGGGGCAGAGACTCGTCTCCACTCTCCAACACCACCTATGAAAGCCACTAAATCCATGCTCGCCGGTCTCTTGATCGCCGGTTTCGGGGGCATTTCCGCCACAGCGGCGGAAGTACGCACCTGGACCGACGTCGAAGGCCGCCAAGTTTCCGCTTCCTTCGTCCAGATCGAAGGTGATGCCATCGTTTTGCAGACGGACGAAGGCGTCCAGCACCGCTTCCCTCTGGCCCGCCTTTCTGCTGAAGATCAGGCCATCGCCAAGACAGCTCAGGCAGCCCTGGCTCCTGCCGCTGCGGCCCCTCAGATGGTGGCAAACGCCACAGTGGCCCAGGCTGCTGCAAAGATTGACCAACTGGTGGCCAATGGTCTGATCAAGGCCAACCCTGCCCGCGCAACTGCTGGCAAGGAACCTATCAAGAGCTTTAACCCTCTGGCCAGTGATGAGCAGTTCGTCCGCCGTGTGTATCTGGACATCGCCGGTCGTATCCCGAACTATGAAGAAGCCAGTGCTTTCATCAAAGACGCCAGCCCCAAGAAGCGCGCGAACTTGATTGACATGCTGCTGGAGTCCGACGGCTACAAAGCGCACACGTTCAACTACTTTGCCGAGATGCTTCGCATCAAGGACAACTTCGAGCAGGATAACGTGCGCGGCACTCCTTACATCAACTGGTTCAAGGACCAGATCGCCAAGAACGAGAAGTGGGACAAAATCGTCTATCAGATGGTGACGGCCACGGGCAAGATGTGGGACAAAAAAGAAGACGGTAGCTACAACGGCGCCGCAGGTTACCTCCTGCGTGATGCTGGCATGCCGCTGGATAACTTGGCGAATACGCTGACCGTGTTCCTCGGTACCGATGTGGCCTGTGCCCAGTGCCATGATCACCCCTTCGCCGAGTGGACCCAGAAGCAGTTCTACGAAATGGCTTCTTTCTTCGGTGCCACCACCACTCGTCTGAACGGCAAGGACCTGAATGGCGAAAATCCACGGACACGTCTGATGCCTCAGATTGAGGCCATGATCGCTAGCTCGGATCAAGACATTCGCCGCGTGCGCAATGGCATTGAGAACTACATCAGCGCCAACCAGTCTTCGATCAAAGACCGTGACATGAATGGCATGAAGCTGCCGCATGACTACCAGTATAAGGACGGCAAACCAGGTGACCCAGTGGCACCGAAGTTCGTCACCTGGTCCGCCCAGGACAAGAACAATCCTGCCTACAAGCAGAAGAAGAACAACGAAGAGAAGCTGCGCACTTCCTTCGCCAACTGGATGACCCATCCAGAAAACCCACGCTTTGCCATGACCATCGCCAACCGCATGTGGAAGCGTGCTTTTGGTGCCGGTGTGAATGAGCCTGTGACCAACATTGACGACATCGAGCAGGCCTCCAATCCTGAGTTGCTCAAGCACCTGGCTCAGGAAATGAAGCGCGTTGAGTTCGACCTCAAGCAGTTCATGCGCATCATCTACAACACCCGCGCTTATCAGTCGGAAGCCACCTCTGAAAACATCGCTCTGGGTGAAGTCTATTACTTCCAGGGGCCGATGCTGCGCCGCATGACGGCTGAGCAGGCTTGGGATTCCTACATGACCCTCGTTCTCGGCCAGCCCGATGCTTACAAGGCTCCTCTCCAAGACTTGTACGCTCGCTCGATCGACCTTGACCTCACCAAGGTGGACGCCAAGACCGTGCTGATCAAATACGACGCTTTCCGCCGCATGCAGCAGAAGGAAAACGCCCTCATGGGTGGCGGCCTGGACATGGCTGGCGGTGATGCCATGATGATGGAAGGTGGTGCCAAAGGCTCCGCTGCGGATAAAACCGCTGCTACGGATGGCCCAGGCAAGATCCTGAGCTACGAAGGCATGCGCCTGATGCGCTCTTCGGAAATCCAGCAGCCAGCGCCAGGAGGTCACTTCTTGATCGATTTCGGTCAGTCCCCACGCAACATCATTGATGGCAGCTCCCGCATCGGCAACGTGCCGCAGGTGCTGATGATGATGAACGGCAAGGCGCAGAAGATGCTCACCAGCAGTGACTCCCTGGTCCTCCGCACCATGAACAAGGTCAACAGCCCTTCTGACAAGGTGGAGCGCATGTTCATGACCATCATGAGCCGCCGCCCAACCCTGCAGGAGAAGGAAATCGCCAAGCGGGCCCTCAGCTCCAATGGCGAAGATGGCTACGGCAACATGATCTGGGCGCTCATCAACACCCGTGAATTCATGTTCATTCAGTAATCACGAAACGCTTTAACGATAACCGAAGACTTGATTTGAATATGAAAACCGAATTACTCCGACTGAACGACCACAGCCGCCGCCAGTTCATGCTGACCACGGCCAAGACGGCTCTCGGCGTCAGCCTGCTTCCAGGCATCGCCTCCAAAATGTCTGCCGCTGAAGGTGCCTCCGTTTCCGGCCCTGGCACCCCTGGATTTGGCAAGGCCAAGCACGTCATCTTCCTCTGGATGAATGGCGGCATGACCCACCTGGACACCTTCGATCCGAAGACTGGCGCCACCAAAGGCCCGGGCGAACAGATCAAGGCCAAAGCTGAAGGCATTGATTACCTCGGCAGCTACCTGCCGAAGCTGGCTGAAAACGCCAACAAGCTGTCCATCATCCGCTCCATGTCTTCCAAGACGGGCGTGCATGAGTCTGGCACTTACATCATGAAGACCGGCTATGAGCCACGCACCACCATCGTCCATCCTTGCATGGGCGTGTGGGCCTCTCATTTCCTGGGCAAGATCAAGGACAAGACCCTGCCAGACAGCGTCATCGTCAACAGCGGCAGCGCCTACCCAGGGGCAGGTTTCTTCCCACCGGCCATGTCTCCGATCCCGATTTCCAATCCGGAAACCGGCCTGCAGAACATCAAGCCCACCACGGAAAATGATTCCATGTTTGGCAAGCGCATCAGCCTCATGAACGAGTTTGACACTTCTTTCCGCAAGAAGTTCCAGACCGAAGATGTGAAGGCTTACACGGAATTCTACGACGAAACGCTGAAGCTCATGAAGAGCGAAGACCTCAAGGCCTTCGACCTCACGATGGAATCCGCTGAAACGCGTGAGAAGTACGGTCGCACCAGCTTCGGACAGGGCTGCTTGCTCGCACGCCGCCTGGTGGAAAGTGGTGTCCGCTTCGTTGAAGTGCAGATGGGTGGTTGGGACATGCACAACACCATTGATAACGGCATGACCAATAACGGCACTACCCTGGACAATGGCTTCTCTGCCCTGCTTCAGGACCTGGAAGCCAAAGGCCTGCTTGAGTCCACCTTGGTAGTGCTCGGCTCTGAGTTCGGCCGCACGCCGGACATCAACGAGAACGATGGTCGTGACCATTACCCCCTTGCTTACTCCACGGTCTTCGCCGGCGGTGGTACGAAGCGTGGTTTCGCCTACGGTGCCACCGACAAAGAAGGCCGCCGCCCTGCTGACAAGCAGACCAGCCCTCAGGACTTCCTGGCCACCATCGGTCACGCCATGGGCCTGCCTGTGGACGAAGTCGTCATGTCACCTTCGAACCGTCCATTCACCGTCGGTGACAAGGGCGTGCCCGTGGTGGACATCTTCGCTTAATCCATCGCAAAGTTTCGTTTCACGAAATGCACTCTCGGCACCCGGCCTTTTGGCCGGGTGCTTTTTTTGTGGGGTGAGAGGCAGGATCACTTGGTGACAACAGAGATCTGGTGAGTTTCCTCAAGGTCATGAGAAGCTCATCGCCCTGAGGTCTGGCGAAGCGTTGTTTTCCGGAAGGGGTTCCCTTTGGCGAACGAGGGAGGGTGGGCTTGGCTCCGTGCATTGTAGTCCCGTCCCGCACGCGGGACAGTCTGGGCGCAACCACGGAAGAGCCGGAAGACGCGGAAAGAGTAAAATCATGGCTTGTTAGGCCTGGGAACGAATGATAGCGGCTTCAGCGAGAGGGAAATTTAGTCTCCAGCAAACGGAGTCGAAAAGACATCCCCCCTTGCCCCGCTTGCGGGGAGCTGGGCCAGGGGGGAGGGGCGGTGGAGTGGTCTCGGTGAGGTCAGGACATAGGTAACACATCAGGCTCAAGACGTGTGTAACCTACCCAGAAATCAGATTCCCCACGTGGCCAAGAATGAGGAAGCCACATGTTTTTAAACCTCTCGAACGACTTACCAAATCACGGTGCTTTAAACCCGGCGGGGACCAGTTCAGTGACGGCGTTGACGATGATTTCTTCGATGCCGGAGGCGAAGCGATTGGGGCGGCCATAATAAATCATGGCTCCGGCCGCTTCATAGCCACCTTCTTCCCAGACGCGCTGCGAAGGGATGTAGCAGGGGACATCGTTCGTGTAACTGTTGACCCAGGTGCGGTCTGGCGCGTTTTGTTTTTTCAGCTTCAGGGAGTAGTCCACCACGACTTCACCGGGGAGATTGATGGTGAGGAGGTCATTGGCAAAGGACCAGACTTGAACGGTGTAGGGCAGGGCGGTGGGGATTTTTTCTCCACGGTCAAGGGCGGCCAGAAAGTGGCGGGCGTGCAGGGCGGTCCATTTGTTGGCATCTTGAGTGCGCTGCTGCCAGGTGGCGCGGTCGTGGGGAGTGTCGAAGGGCAGTTGCACCTCTTTACTGGCGCAGGTGAGGGGGCCGAGAACGGGTTTCATGGGCGCATTGATGAGCCGAACGGCTTCTTTGGCCAGTTCCACACCGTGGCGGTCCGCATGGGGTAGCTCACGGCGTGGGTAGGGATTTTGGTCGGCACCGCAGCCGATGGCGGTCATGGCGACGATGCCAGGAAAGCGCAATTCCAGCTCCTTTTGGGCGCAGCCTGCCCAGTCGGGGTGGGTTTTATTGATGGCGAGGGTAGTGCAGTGACAGGCATAACTGGTGAAGATGGCGCGCAGTTTCCCCTCGGGGGTGGTGACTCGTAGCACAGGCAGGGCGCGGTCGCTCGGGCCATAGGGATTTGGGCTGTTGGCGTAGCCTTTGTCCGTTTTAAAACGGCGGTTCATGGCGAAGTTGACCTTGCCCGTGGACCAGTCCAGTTTTGCAGGTTCTTGTTTACCCAGGGCCTCAGTGACCACGGCGACGAGTTTTTGTGTTAAATCTTCCGCATAGCGTTGAACAGCGGCCTGTTCTTCGGCGGGTAAGTCGGCACCAAAAAGAAAGGGCAGCACGCCGGGTAGAGCGGGGGCACAGTGTGTGTGGCTGGAGTGGAGGGAGAAGCGATCATCGTCCACAGGATGTCCTGCGGCTTGTAGGCGTTTCAGCAGCTCCGCCCGCAGGGTGGCGGGCACGCCGCAATTATCCACCGTGAGCATGACAGCGGTGGGTGTGGCTGCCCAGGTCATCGCCAATGCTTTGGCGTGCAGGCGCATTTGGATGCCCTCATGCGGGCCCGTGCGGCTGCCGTACCCACTGAGGCGGACGGGAAATTCCGGCGTGATATCCACACTGGCAGCCCCGACTTTCCAGGCCGCACTGTCTTTCGCCTGACTGACCTCTGGGGCCATTAAAAAGCAGAAGCTTAGGTAATTTACCAGGAGGAATTTTAACCGCATGTGACGAGATTGCAAAATAGTGCTCCAGATTCCAAGACTGGAATTCGGTACTTTTGCACTCTTTTGCTCCTCTTTAGAGAGGAAAGGTCACAAAAAGGTCTATTCGCCCTCGTCTTCCGTCCACTCTTGCATGAGGCGGCCCAGCTTGCGCTTCAGGCCCACTTTGGCTGCGGCGGAGAGACGATCAATAAACAGAATGCCATTGAGGTGATCAATCTCGTGCTGGAAGGCGCGGGCCAGCAGGCCATCAGTTTCCCAGGTCTGAGTTTCCCCTTCCAGGGTTTGGAAGGTCACTTTCACGTCTTCACTGCGGCGGATGTCACCGCGCAGGCGGGGGAAGCTGAGGCAGCCCTCCTCATCCACGTCCTTGTCCTTGCCGAGTTCGAGCTGGGGATTGAGAAAGATGACGGGCATGTGGGCCACCATGTCGGCAGGCTGGCCATTGATCCGCAGGTAGGTGATGCACTGCGGATTGTGAGAGACGTCTATGACGGCCAGTTGGATGTCGCGGGCCACCTGGGGGGCGGCGAGGCCCACACCATTGGCAGCTTTCATCGTCTCGATCATGTCCGCAGAAAATTGGCGAATCTCGGGGGTGACTTCTGTCACGGCACGGCATTTGGCGCGGAGGACAGGATCTGGGTAACGAACGATGGGCAGGACCATGGGGAGACAGGGCTGGAACGGTTAGAAAGACGGCTTGGCGGCCTCCTTCTTAACTCGAAACCGCAGCTTAGAAAACGTCTTTTATTGGGGGCTGAGGATGCGGGCCGGTACATCATTGACGGAATGGCCACCTTTGCGCAGGGCATCCCAGACCTTGAGCAGCAGGCCCAAAGAGGTTTGGGTATCGGCCTGGAGTTCCAGTTTCACGGTGGGATTCCGCTCCTTCATTTGCAACAGCGCCGCCCCTAGTTCCTCGACTTTCACGGGGGTGCCATCCAGGAAGATCTCCTGGGCCTGGGTGATGGTGAGGGCTTTTCGCTGCTCTTGCTGCGGCACAGACTCACCCAGGCTTTCGGAGGTGGGGAGGGTGACTTTGACCTGCTTTTTAGCGTCGTTAAAGGACGTCGTGGCGATGAAAAAGATGAGCAAGATCACCATGATATCAATCAAGGAGACGATGGGGATGGCAGGGACGGGCCTGCGGCGGGGGCGGAGATTCATCTCAGGCGCTCCGGTTCAGGGCTGCGGATTTCCGCCTCACGCTTCACCTCAAAATGGGCAAAGAAGGTCTGGATGGTCTCATGCAGGATGGACTCCAACCTTACGGCGATGTTATCCAGCCGACGGACAAAATACGTGTGAGCCAGCACGGAAGGCACCGCCACAAACAGACCTGCGATGGTGCAACGTAGCGCCACGCCGATCTCTTTGGCGATGGTGGCCGTGTCAGGTCCAGCATCACTGCCAAAGGCGGAAAACATACCCACTAGACCTGCCGTGGTCCCCAGCAGCCCCAGCAGAGGAGCCACAGTGACCATGACCTCCAAGATGGACACGCCACGCTCCAGGTGGTGCAGGTCTTCTTTGGCCCGGGCGGTGATGGTCTCCACACACTCTTGACGGCTGGAAAAGGTGCCGCTGATGGCGAGGGCCCCTAACCGGGCGAGGAGGGAGGGGTCTTTTTCCAAGAACTCTTGCAGGGGCTTGATGTCCCCCTTCAGGGCGTATTGCGGTAGGCTGCGGAGCTGGGCGATGACCGGGCGCGGCAATACCAGCGGGTCCCGCAGCCGAAGCCAGGCGGAGATCATGACCGTGACGGCTGCCATGGAGCACAGCACGATGAAAAGCATGACAAAACCGCCAATCGCCAAGAAATCGTAGATCTGAGTGAAAAGGCCAGGGCTGCTGCCAGTGGCGGCTAGAAAGAGGAGGGGGTGCATTTAGTAGAGAGTGGCTCTGTATTCGGCCTTGAGTCTCCCGTCTTCGAGAGTGGGCAAAAGATCGGCCGGAATCGGGGGGATTTTGGAATCAAGGATGGCGCGGAGAGTGAGTTCCCGCATCCTTGGGTCGGCATCGCGGGCATCGGAAAGGATGACGAGGTCCTGCGGTACGCCTTT
This is a stretch of genomic DNA from Prosthecobacter dejongeii. It encodes these proteins:
- the def gene encoding peptide deformylase yields the protein MVLPIVRYPDPVLRAKCRAVTEVTPEIRQFSADMIETMKAANGVGLAAPQVARDIQLAVIDVSHNPQCITYLRINGQPADMVAHMPVIFLNPQLELGKDKDVDEEGCLSFPRLRGDIRRSEDVKVTFQTLEGETQTWETDGLLARAFQHEIDHLNGILFIDRLSAAAKVGLKRKLGRLMQEWTEDEGE
- a CDS encoding ExbD/TolR family protein, which gives rise to MNLRPRRRPVPAIPIVSLIDIMVILLIFFIATTSFNDAKKQVKVTLPTSESLGESVPQQEQRKALTITQAQEIFLDGTPVKVEELGAALLQMKERNPTVKLELQADTQTSLGLLLKVWDALRKGGHSVNDVPARILSPQ
- a CDS encoding neutral/alkaline non-lysosomal ceramidase N-terminal domain-containing protein, with translation MRLKFLLVNYLSFCFLMAPEVSQAKDSAAWKVGAASVDITPEFPVRLSGYGSRTGPHEGIQMRLHAKALAMTWAATPTAVMLTVDNCGVPATLRAELLKRLQAAGHPVDDDRFSLHSSHTHCAPALPGVLPFLFGADLPAEEQAAVQRYAEDLTQKLVAVVTEALGKQEPAKLDWSTGKVNFAMNRRFKTDKGYANSPNPYGPSDRALPVLRVTTPEGKLRAIFTSYACHCTTLAINKTHPDWAGCAQKELELRFPGIVAMTAIGCGADQNPYPRRELPHADRHGVELAKEAVRLINAPMKPVLGPLTCASKEVQLPFDTPHDRATWQQRTQDANKWTALHARHFLAALDRGEKIPTALPYTVQVWSFANDLLTINLPGEVVVDYSLKLKKQNAPDRTWVNSYTNDVPCYIPSQRVWEEGGYEAAGAMIYYGRPNRFASGIEEIIVNAVTELVPAGFKAP
- a CDS encoding DUF1549 domain-containing protein, with product MKATKSMLAGLLIAGFGGISATAAEVRTWTDVEGRQVSASFVQIEGDAIVLQTDEGVQHRFPLARLSAEDQAIAKTAQAALAPAAAAPQMVANATVAQAAAKIDQLVANGLIKANPARATAGKEPIKSFNPLASDEQFVRRVYLDIAGRIPNYEEASAFIKDASPKKRANLIDMLLESDGYKAHTFNYFAEMLRIKDNFEQDNVRGTPYINWFKDQIAKNEKWDKIVYQMVTATGKMWDKKEDGSYNGAAGYLLRDAGMPLDNLANTLTVFLGTDVACAQCHDHPFAEWTQKQFYEMASFFGATTTRLNGKDLNGENPRTRLMPQIEAMIASSDQDIRRVRNGIENYISANQSSIKDRDMNGMKLPHDYQYKDGKPGDPVAPKFVTWSAQDKNNPAYKQKKNNEEKLRTSFANWMTHPENPRFAMTIANRMWKRAFGAGVNEPVTNIDDIEQASNPELLKHLAQEMKRVEFDLKQFMRIIYNTRAYQSEATSENIALGEVYYFQGPMLRRMTAEQAWDSYMTLVLGQPDAYKAPLQDLYARSIDLDLTKVDAKTVLIKYDAFRRMQQKENALMGGGLDMAGGDAMMMEGGAKGSAADKTAATDGPGKILSYEGMRLMRSSEIQQPAPGGHFLIDFGQSPRNIIDGSSRIGNVPQVLMMMNGKAQKMLTSSDSLVLRTMNKVNSPSDKVERMFMTIMSRRPTLQEKEIAKRALSSNGEDGYGNMIWALINTREFMFIQ
- a CDS encoding DUF1501 domain-containing protein; this encodes MKTELLRLNDHSRRQFMLTTAKTALGVSLLPGIASKMSAAEGASVSGPGTPGFGKAKHVIFLWMNGGMTHLDTFDPKTGATKGPGEQIKAKAEGIDYLGSYLPKLAENANKLSIIRSMSSKTGVHESGTYIMKTGYEPRTTIVHPCMGVWASHFLGKIKDKTLPDSVIVNSGSAYPGAGFFPPAMSPIPISNPETGLQNIKPTTENDSMFGKRISLMNEFDTSFRKKFQTEDVKAYTEFYDETLKLMKSEDLKAFDLTMESAETREKYGRTSFGQGCLLARRLVESGVRFVEVQMGGWDMHNTIDNGMTNNGTTLDNGFSALLQDLEAKGLLESTLVVLGSEFGRTPDINENDGRDHYPLAYSTVFAGGGTKRGFAYGATDKEGRRPADKQTSPQDFLATIGHAMGLPVDEVVMSPSNRPFTVGDKGVPVVDIFA
- a CDS encoding MotA/TolQ/ExbB proton channel family protein, translating into MHPLLFLAATGSSPGLFTQIYDFLAIGGFVMLFIVLCSMAAVTVMISAWLRLRDPLVLPRPVIAQLRSLPQYALKGDIKPLQEFLEKDPSLLARLGALAISGTFSSRQECVETITARAKEDLHHLERGVSILEVMVTVAPLLGLLGTTAGLVGMFSAFGSDAGPDTATIAKEIGVALRCTIAGLFVAVPSVLAHTYFVRRLDNIAVRLESILHETIQTFFAHFEVKREAEIRSPEPERLR
- the purM gene encoding phosphoribosylformylglycinamidine cyclo-ligase — its product is MSKHTYKQAGVDIHEAASFVDDIGALVKATQKKRKLANAFGLFAAGYDLSKYKEPMIFTGCDGVGTKLELLLKYDLLENAGKDLVAMNVNDVLTCGADPILFLDYVGVNQIKKKQLARIIAGMSEYLVSCNCILAGGETAEMPGAVLDGMVELSGFAIGAAEKKDVLNPAEIKEGDVLIGWPSAGFHANGFSLVRRILEKESIKLSKKDAAQLLTPTLLYHEQCWGLKKAKVKPAAMAHITGGGLVENLGRIFTKRGLGCHLKVPFWQNDVVQKVLRHADPTDCWDTFNMGIGWVAIVDAKQAKKALKVGTGAVVLGEMDKSGAVTCELVK